The Metabacillus sediminilitoris genome window below encodes:
- a CDS encoding AI-2E family transporter, whose protein sequence is MRDRQIKWLFRITILLLGLLTIYVFFMLHSIWDPFFLMFKAIFIPFLISGFITYLLHPVIEKLHHTGLPRSLSILIIYLLFFGIIGYGFYRGVPVLVNQLRDLSENFPQFSSTYNHWIDSIHDQTNQWPEGIHERIEGMFQQTEEWLAITIEKLINSLKGIFDYMLLIAIIPFLVFYMLKDYDQLKKAAWYLTPRKWRNDAVQFIKELDHSLGNYIRGQLFVCIIIGSLASLSLWIFKVKYPLILGLLIGATNIIPYFGPLIGAVPALIIAATMSTKTVMIVIVLILSLQFIEGNILGPLVVGKSLHMHPIVIMLALLAGGEIGGVIGLMIAVPIVVILRVMIIHFVQLKRRH, encoded by the coding sequence ATGAGAGATCGGCAAATAAAATGGTTGTTTAGAATTACAATATTATTACTGGGTTTACTGACCATTTATGTGTTTTTTATGCTGCATTCTATTTGGGATCCTTTTTTTCTAATGTTCAAAGCAATCTTTATTCCATTTTTAATAAGTGGGTTTATCACATACTTGCTACACCCTGTTATTGAAAAGCTCCATCATACTGGACTGCCGAGATCACTATCGATCCTTATTATATATTTATTGTTCTTTGGGATTATTGGATATGGTTTTTATCGAGGTGTCCCTGTTTTAGTCAACCAACTTAGAGACCTGTCGGAAAATTTCCCTCAGTTTTCATCAACATATAATCATTGGATTGATTCCATCCATGATCAAACAAATCAATGGCCAGAAGGGATCCATGAACGAATTGAAGGTATGTTTCAACAAACAGAAGAATGGTTGGCAATAACAATTGAAAAATTAATTAACAGCTTAAAAGGTATTTTTGATTATATGTTGTTAATTGCGATCATTCCTTTTTTAGTTTTTTATATGTTAAAGGACTATGATCAATTAAAAAAGGCTGCATGGTATTTGACTCCTCGGAAATGGAGGAATGATGCCGTTCAGTTTATTAAAGAGCTTGACCATTCTTTAGGAAATTACATTAGAGGCCAGTTATTTGTATGTATCATTATAGGAAGCTTAGCTTCTTTATCTCTTTGGATATTTAAAGTTAAATATCCTTTAATATTAGGCTTATTAATCGGAGCTACAAATATTATTCCGTACTTTGGACCTCTCATTGGGGCTGTTCCAGCATTAATTATTGCAGCAACAATGTCAACTAAAACAGTTATGATCGTTATCGTTCTTATTCTCTCTCTGCAATTTATCGAAGGAAATATATTAGGGCCATTAGTTGTTGGAAAAAGTCTTCACATGCATCCAATCGTCATCATGCTTGCTCTGCTGGCCGGAGGAGAAATCGGAGGTGTGATAGGCTTGATGATTGCCGTCCCGATTGTTGTTATTTTACGTGTCATGATTATTCATTTTGTACAATTAAAAAGGCGCCATTGA
- the mnmA gene encoding tRNA 2-thiouridine(34) synthase MnmA: MEKDPKDIRVVVGMSGGVDSSVAALRLKEQGYDVIGIFMKNWDDTDENGVCTATEDYNDVIEVCNQIGIPYYAVNFEKQYWDKVFTYFLDEYKAGRTPNPDVMCNKEIKFKAFLDHAMSLGADYLATGHYARVEYLDGEYKMLRGIDENKDQTYFLNQLGQEQLSKVMFPLGDIEKPMVREIAKKANLATATKKDSTGICFIGERNFKEFLSGYLPAQPGNMQTLDGEIKGKHEGLMYYTIGQRHGLGIGGSGDPWFAIGKDLKNNVLYVDQGFHNELLYSDSIIATNVSWVSEKPVSELTCTAKFRYRQEDNEVVVHMIDPTTAKVTFKKPIRAVTPGQAVVFYDGEVCLGGGTIDDVFKNGEKLWYVG; this comes from the coding sequence ATGGAAAAAGATCCTAAAGATATTAGAGTCGTAGTTGGGATGTCAGGTGGAGTTGACTCCTCAGTTGCGGCCCTTCGTTTAAAAGAGCAAGGCTATGATGTAATTGGAATTTTTATGAAAAACTGGGATGACACAGATGAAAATGGTGTATGTACAGCGACAGAGGATTACAACGATGTGATAGAAGTATGTAATCAAATCGGTATTCCATACTATGCAGTAAATTTTGAAAAACAATATTGGGATAAGGTATTTACGTATTTCTTAGATGAATACAAGGCGGGAAGAACACCTAACCCAGATGTTATGTGTAATAAAGAAATCAAATTTAAAGCATTTTTAGATCATGCGATGTCACTCGGAGCAGATTATTTAGCAACAGGTCACTACGCAAGAGTGGAATATCTTGATGGTGAATACAAAATGCTTCGCGGTATAGATGAAAACAAAGATCAAACATATTTTCTTAATCAATTAGGACAAGAACAGCTTTCAAAAGTTATGTTTCCATTAGGAGATATTGAAAAACCTATGGTTCGTGAAATAGCAAAGAAAGCTAATTTAGCAACTGCTACTAAGAAAGACAGTACTGGGATTTGCTTTATTGGTGAACGGAACTTTAAAGAATTCTTAAGCGGTTATTTACCAGCTCAGCCTGGAAATATGCAAACACTTGATGGTGAAATTAAAGGAAAACATGAGGGACTCATGTATTATACAATCGGCCAACGACATGGTCTTGGTATTGGCGGTAGTGGTGATCCATGGTTTGCTATTGGAAAAGACTTAAAAAATAATGTGTTATATGTTGATCAAGGTTTTCATAATGAACTTTTATATTCAGATTCGATCATTGCTACAAATGTTAGTTGGGTTTCTGAAAAACCTGTTTCTGAATTAACTTGTACTGCTAAATTTCGCTATCGTCAAGAAGATAATGAAGTTGTCGTTCATATGATTGATCCAACAACAGCAAAGGTGACATTTAAAAAACCAATTCGTGCAGTTACACCAGGTCAAGCTGTCGTCTTTTATGATGGTGAAGTATGTCTTGGAGGCGGAACAATTGATGATGTCTTCAAAAATGGTGAAAAGCTGTGGTATGTAGGGTAA
- a CDS encoding cysteine desulfurase family protein: MRRIYLDHAATSPLHPEVAEKMMPIMIENFGNPSSIHSFGREARRILDESRRTLAGTIGAKPTEIIFTSGGTEADNLAVIGTALANKHAGNHIITTQIEHHAVLHACKFLEGNGYKVTYLPVNEHGLITPEQVKKHLTDQTILVSIMYGNNEVGSIQPIREIAELLKDHHAIFHTDAVQAYGLEKINVNELGVDLLSVSAHKINGPKGVGFLFAKSGIKLQPSLYGGEQELKRRAGTENVAGIYGFSQAAELALNTREQKTKQYKSYKKNMIAIFDEHNLQYEINGLLEGLPHVFNLYFPKTHIESLLVNLDLAGIAASSGSACTAGSVDPSHVLVAMFGKESDRIISSIRFSFGYGLNSGDIQYAAHEIAKIIKRVTA, translated from the coding sequence GTGAGACGAATTTATTTAGATCATGCTGCAACTTCCCCGCTTCATCCAGAAGTCGCTGAGAAAATGATGCCGATTATGATCGAAAACTTCGGTAATCCATCAAGTATCCATTCATTCGGTAGAGAGGCTAGACGTATTTTAGACGAATCAAGAAGAACGCTAGCTGGTACGATCGGAGCGAAACCAACTGAAATTATTTTTACAAGCGGTGGTACAGAGGCTGACAATCTCGCAGTTATTGGTACTGCATTAGCGAATAAGCATGCAGGAAATCACATCATTACAACTCAAATTGAGCACCATGCTGTTCTTCATGCTTGTAAGTTTCTTGAAGGTAATGGATATAAAGTAACATACTTGCCTGTTAATGAGCATGGATTAATTACTCCTGAGCAAGTTAAGAAACACTTAACAGATCAAACGATCCTTGTTTCAATTATGTATGGGAATAATGAGGTTGGTTCCATACAGCCAATTCGGGAGATTGCTGAATTATTAAAAGATCATCATGCAATTTTCCATACTGATGCAGTACAAGCTTATGGCTTAGAAAAAATAAATGTGAATGAATTAGGTGTTGACCTTTTATCGGTTTCAGCTCATAAAATAAATGGACCAAAAGGTGTCGGTTTTCTATTTGCAAAATCCGGAATTAAGCTTCAACCATCTCTATATGGTGGAGAACAGGAGCTTAAACGCAGAGCAGGCACTGAGAATGTTGCAGGTATTTACGGGTTTAGTCAGGCTGCAGAGCTTGCATTAAATACACGTGAACAAAAAACAAAACAATACAAATCATATAAGAAGAACATGATTGCGATATTCGATGAACACAACCTACAATATGAGATCAACGGTTTATTGGAAGGATTACCTCATGTATTTAATCTATATTTCCCAAAAACACATATTGAATCATTATTAGTAAATTTAGATTTAGCTGGGATCGCAGCTTCAAGTGGTTCAGCATGTACAGCAGGTTCTGTTGACCCATCACATGTATTAGTTGCTATGTTCGGTAAAGAATCTGATCGAATTATTTCTTCTATCCGGTTTAGCTTCGGTTATGGACTAAATTCTGGAGATATTCAATATGCAGCACATGAAATCGCAAAAATTATTAAAAGAGTTACAGCTTAG
- a CDS encoding DUF1292 domain-containing protein, with protein MEHGEKQITVIDENGNEQLCEVLFTFESEEFKKSYVLYYPLGAEEDDSEEIEIHASSFNANADGEDGELEPIETEEEWDLIEEMLNTFLDEEEQE; from the coding sequence ATGGAACATGGTGAAAAGCAAATTACAGTTATTGATGAAAACGGAAATGAGCAGCTTTGTGAGGTATTATTTACGTTTGAATCAGAAGAGTTTAAGAAATCTTACGTTCTTTATTACCCATTGGGTGCAGAAGAAGACGATAGCGAAGAAATTGAAATTCATGCTTCAAGCTTTAATGCGAATGCGGATGGTGAAGACGGTGAGCTAGAGCCTATCGAAACTGAAGAAGAATGGGATTTAATTGAAGAAATGTTAAATACATTCCTTGATGAAGAAGAACAAGAATAA
- a CDS encoding tetratricopeptide repeat protein, producing the protein MDTNQRGIEAMQKGDFEKAATIFSDAIEANPDDPISYINFGNLLSAVNELEKALKFYEKALELEPNAATAYYGAGNVYFNLENYEEAKNMFEKALKKGLDQGDLHFMIGMSLVNLNQNRFALPYFQRAVELNEQDKDARFQYGLCLAQLDLVDDALIQFQEVVKLDDQHADAYYNLGVAYAFKEDGDQAKQMLEKALQIQPDHLLAGHALKIITTNNE; encoded by the coding sequence ATGGATACGAATCAACGTGGAATCGAAGCAATGCAAAAGGGTGATTTTGAGAAAGCAGCAACGATTTTTTCGGATGCAATTGAAGCAAATCCTGATGATCCTATTAGCTACATCAATTTTGGAAATTTGCTTTCTGCTGTAAATGAACTTGAAAAAGCATTAAAGTTTTATGAGAAAGCACTTGAATTAGAGCCTAATGCAGCAACAGCTTATTATGGAGCAGGAAATGTTTATTTTAATCTAGAAAATTATGAAGAAGCGAAGAATATGTTTGAAAAAGCGTTGAAAAAAGGGTTGGATCAAGGTGATTTACATTTTATGATAGGGATGAGTTTAGTTAATCTTAATCAAAACCGCTTTGCACTGCCTTATTTTCAACGTGCTGTGGAATTGAATGAACAAGATAAAGATGCAAGATTTCAATATGGGTTATGTTTAGCACAATTGGATTTAGTAGATGATGCATTAATCCAATTTCAAGAAGTTGTGAAATTAGATGATCAGCATGCAGATGCTTATTATAATCTTGGTGTTGCATATGCTTTTAAAGAAGATGGGGATCAAGCGAAACAAATGCTAGAAAAAGCGTTACAAATTCAACCTGATCATTTATTAGCTGGTCATGCCTTGAAAATTATTACAACAAATAACGAATAG
- a CDS encoding YrzQ family protein → MNRTVTSIVSMGVGAAAYYFARNSNMTSNRSMKKMRRRIMKMF, encoded by the coding sequence TTGAATCGTACTGTAACCTCAATAGTATCTATGGGTGTAGGTGCTGCAGCATATTATTTTGCTCGTAACTCTAACATGACATCAAATCGTTCGATGAAGAAAATGAGAAGACGCATTATGAAAATGTTTTAA
- the alaS gene encoding alanine--tRNA ligase: MRNLQSAQVRQMYLDFFKEKGHAVEPSASLVPHEDPTLLWINSGVATLKKYFDGRVIPDNPRICNAQKSIRTNDIENVGKTARHHTFFEMLGNFSIGDYFKVEAIEWAWEFLTSEKWIGFEPEKLSVTIHPEDNEAFDIWKDKIGIPEERIIRLEGNFWDIGEGPSGPNTEIFYDRGDEYGNDQEDPELYPGGENDRYLEVWNLVFSQFNHNPDGTYTPLPKKNIDTGMGLERMVSVIQDVPTNFDTDLFIPIIRATEQIANVGYRQDKDKDIAFKVIADHVRTVSFAISDGALPSNEGRGYVLRRLLRRAVRYAKQININRPFMYELVPVVAEIMVDFYPEIKSKTEFIQKVIKNEEERFHETLNDGLAILSEVINVQKEKGQNVIPGEDVFRLYDTYGFPIELTEEYAEEEGMTVDHEGFEQEMERQRDRARAAIQKVDSMQVQGGVLGEIKDKSDFVGYNQLTVNNAEVVVLIKDGEMIKEASAGDEVQLILDKTPFYAESGGQIADEGVLTSEKAQVRVKDVQKAPNGQNLHNVIVESGILQAGDRFTAIVSEENRNGIVKNHTATHLLHQALKDVLGTHVNQAGSLVTADRLRFDFSHFGQVSHEELTQIEHIVNEQIWKNIDVAIGLKSLKEAKDMGAMALFGEKYGEIVRVVQVGNYSLELCGGCHVDNTATIGLFKIVTETGIGAGTRRIEAVTGKAAYQMINGQLEKLQEAASLLKANPKDLVTRIDSLLLDYRELQRENESLTAKLGNLEANSIVDKAVKVNGVTVLATKVNAKDMNSLRGMMDDLKDKLQSAIVVLGSSEDNKVNLVAGVTKDLVEKGYHAGKLIKEVAERCGGKGGGRPEMAQAGAKNPEKLTEALKFVEEWVESVL, from the coding sequence ATGAGAAATTTACAATCAGCCCAAGTACGTCAAATGTATTTGGACTTCTTTAAAGAGAAAGGCCATGCAGTTGAACCAAGTGCATCACTTGTACCACATGAAGATCCTACATTGCTATGGATTAATAGTGGTGTAGCCACTTTAAAAAAATATTTTGATGGACGGGTTATACCTGATAATCCAAGAATTTGTAACGCACAAAAATCTATTCGAACAAATGATATTGAAAATGTAGGTAAAACGGCAAGACATCATACATTTTTTGAAATGCTTGGAAACTTTTCAATTGGAGACTATTTCAAAGTAGAAGCAATTGAGTGGGCATGGGAATTTTTAACGAGTGAAAAGTGGATTGGCTTTGAACCAGAAAAATTATCAGTCACGATTCATCCAGAAGACAATGAAGCTTTCGATATTTGGAAAGATAAAATTGGCATTCCAGAGGAGCGTATAATCCGTTTAGAAGGAAACTTCTGGGATATCGGTGAAGGTCCTAGTGGACCAAACACAGAGATTTTTTATGATCGTGGTGATGAATACGGCAATGATCAAGAGGATCCTGAGTTATATCCCGGCGGTGAAAATGACCGCTATTTAGAAGTGTGGAATCTTGTATTTTCACAATTCAATCATAACCCAGACGGTACCTATACACCGCTTCCTAAGAAAAATATCGATACAGGAATGGGTCTTGAGCGTATGGTCTCTGTTATTCAAGACGTACCTACGAATTTTGATACAGATCTTTTCATTCCAATCATACGTGCAACAGAGCAAATTGCAAATGTTGGTTATCGACAAGATAAAGACAAAGATATTGCGTTTAAAGTAATTGCCGATCATGTCCGTACTGTAAGCTTTGCAATCAGCGATGGAGCACTTCCTTCAAATGAAGGTCGCGGGTATGTTTTAAGAAGACTTTTAAGAAGAGCAGTACGTTATGCAAAACAAATTAATATCAATCGTCCTTTTATGTATGAATTAGTACCAGTAGTAGCGGAGATAATGGTTGATTTTTATCCTGAAATCAAATCAAAAACTGAGTTTATTCAAAAGGTAATCAAAAATGAAGAAGAACGCTTCCATGAAACATTGAACGATGGATTAGCGATCCTTAGTGAAGTTATCAATGTACAAAAAGAAAAAGGACAAAATGTTATTCCAGGTGAAGATGTATTCCGATTATACGACACATATGGTTTCCCAATTGAACTAACGGAAGAGTATGCTGAAGAGGAAGGCATGACAGTTGATCATGAAGGCTTTGAACAAGAAATGGAAAGACAACGTGACCGCGCTCGTGCGGCGATTCAAAAAGTTGATTCCATGCAGGTTCAAGGTGGTGTGTTAGGTGAAATTAAGGATAAAAGCGATTTTGTTGGTTATAATCAGTTAACAGTGAACAATGCTGAAGTTGTTGTTTTAATAAAGGATGGAGAAATGATTAAGGAAGCAAGCGCTGGTGATGAAGTACAGCTAATTCTTGATAAAACACCATTCTATGCTGAGAGCGGTGGACAAATTGCAGATGAAGGTGTGCTAACAAGCGAAAAAGCGCAAGTACGAGTAAAAGATGTCCAAAAGGCTCCTAATGGACAAAACCTTCACAATGTCATAGTAGAAAGCGGAATACTTCAAGCAGGTGATCGCTTTACTGCTATCGTTTCAGAAGAAAATCGCAATGGTATCGTAAAAAATCATACCGCAACACATTTATTGCATCAGGCATTAAAAGATGTGCTCGGTACCCATGTAAATCAAGCAGGATCTTTAGTAACAGCTGACCGTCTTCGTTTTGACTTCTCTCATTTTGGACAAGTTAGTCATGAAGAATTAACACAAATTGAACATATTGTAAATGAACAAATTTGGAAGAATATTGATGTTGCTATTGGGCTGAAATCGCTTAAAGAAGCGAAGGATATGGGAGCAATGGCTCTCTTTGGTGAAAAATACGGTGAAATTGTTCGTGTTGTACAAGTTGGTAATTATAGTTTAGAACTTTGTGGAGGATGTCATGTTGATAACACTGCAACAATTGGTCTTTTCAAAATTGTAACTGAAACTGGAATTGGTGCAGGTACAAGAAGGATTGAAGCAGTAACTGGGAAAGCAGCTTATCAAATGATCAATGGTCAACTTGAAAAACTTCAAGAGGCAGCATCATTATTAAAAGCAAATCCTAAGGATCTTGTGACAAGAATTGATAGCTTATTACTTGACTATCGTGAACTTCAACGAGAAAATGAATCATTAACTGCAAAGCTAGGAAATCTTGAAGCAAACAGTATTGTTGATAAGGCAGTTAAGGTTAATGGTGTAACGGTTCTTGCTACAAAAGTAAATGCAAAAGATATGAATAGTTTACGGGGAATGATGGATGACTTGAAAGACAAACTTCAATCAGCTATTGTTGTACTTGGTTCATCAGAGGATAATAAAGTTAACCTAGTTGCAGGTGTGACAAAAGATCTTGTTGAAAAGGGATACCACGCTGGAAAATTAATTAAGGAAGTTGCAGAACGTTGTGGCGGAAAAGGCGGCGGTCGTCCTGAGATGGCTCAAGCAGGAGCAAAAAATCCTGAAAAACTGACAGAAGCACTAAAGTTTGTCGAAGAATGGGTTGAATCCGTTTTATAA
- the ruvX gene encoding Holliday junction resolvase RuvX, protein MRILGLDLGSKTLGVAISDELGWTAQGIETIKINEENRDYNLKRLSEIIHEHGVEKIVLGMPKNMNGTIGPRAEASQKFAEMLTKKYQLPVILWDERLTTMAAERMLISADVSRKKRKQVIDKMAAVMILQGYLDSLN, encoded by the coding sequence ATGCGTATATTAGGTTTAGATTTAGGCTCGAAAACACTTGGTGTAGCAATAAGTGACGAGTTGGGTTGGACAGCCCAAGGAATTGAAACAATAAAAATTAACGAGGAAAACCGAGATTATAACCTAAAAAGGCTTTCTGAAATCATTCATGAACATGGTGTAGAAAAGATCGTACTTGGAATGCCCAAAAATATGAATGGAACAATCGGGCCAAGGGCTGAAGCAAGTCAGAAATTTGCTGAGATGTTAACAAAAAAATATCAACTTCCAGTCATTCTTTGGGACGAACGTCTAACAACAATGGCAGCGGAACGAATGCTAATTTCTGCGGATGTTAGCCGAAAGAAAAGAAAACAAGTGATTGATAAAATGGCTGCTGTCATGATTTTACAAGGATATTTGGACAGCTTAAATTAA
- a CDS encoding PRC-barrel domain-containing protein: MRTFSKLKGLPVYSNHDGNILGYVTNLCLSSNGFVHGLMIEGKGLFQRDRFVPIHSIHALGENGVMVDDKNKLLSIQEMRGNYTYSTYDDIHFKTVLTKDGERLGLLEDVYFSEQMGTIEAYELTDGFFADIAEGKKVVKASGEPLTIGKDTIVIDL, translated from the coding sequence TTGCGAACATTTTCAAAGCTAAAAGGCCTACCGGTATATAGTAATCATGATGGGAACATTTTAGGTTATGTTACAAATTTATGTTTATCTTCCAATGGCTTTGTTCACGGTTTGATGATCGAAGGGAAAGGACTGTTTCAGCGTGATCGATTTGTTCCTATTCATTCGATCCATGCACTTGGAGAGAACGGTGTTATGGTTGATGATAAGAACAAGTTACTCTCGATACAAGAAATGAGAGGGAACTACACATACAGCACATATGATGATATCCATTTTAAAACAGTTCTTACGAAAGACGGAGAACGACTTGGATTATTAGAAGATGTATATTTTTCCGAACAAATGGGCACAATTGAGGCATACGAATTGACGGATGGTTTTTTTGCTGACATTGCTGAAGGAAAAAAAGTGGTTAAAGCTTCAGGAGAACCACTAACAATAGGCAAAGATACAATCGTCATCGACCTATGA
- a CDS encoding IreB family regulatory phosphoprotein, translating to MSSFDKTMKFNFSDESVETNVNEVLYTVYDALQEKGYNPINQIVGYLLSGDPAYIPRHRDARNLIRKLERDELIEELVKSYLEKRSL from the coding sequence GTGAGCTCATTTGACAAAACGATGAAATTTAATTTCTCTGATGAATCGGTTGAAACAAATGTAAATGAGGTTTTGTATACCGTTTACGATGCGTTACAAGAAAAAGGCTATAACCCAATCAATCAGATTGTTGGCTATTTGCTGTCTGGTGATCCGGCCTATATTCCACGTCATCGTGATGCAAGGAATTTAATTCGCAAACTGGAAAGAGATGAATTAATTGAGGAGTTAGTTAAATCCTACCTAGAAAAACGATCTTTATAG
- the recD2 gene encoding SF1B family DNA helicase RecD2, whose protein sequence is MQESADLFGENERYVKGLVKVVIFHNEQNLYSVLKVRIHETSEEIEDKEITVTGYFPHLHEDETYTFFGSLTNHPKFGQQFQTEHFRKEVPETKEGIIQYLSSDLFKGIGKKTAEAIVEKLGESAITKILQNPQVLDTIPKVNKDKAKQLVDALISHQGLEQIMISLNQFGFGPQLAMKVYQAYQDRTLTIIQENPYQLVNDVEGIGFIRADELGQQIGISGKSPERIKAACLYSIDYQCLQEGHVFLTLEQLIVKTKELLDHSKQETIHETEIANEIIALGNEKKIIVEEERVYLPTFYYAEQGLVKNIKKVLEQTEYQDLFPESEFLLSLGHLEDKMKVQYAPTQRDAIQKALMSPMLLLTGGPGTGKTTVIKGIVELYADLHGCSLDPQDYKKEESFPILLVAPTGRAAKRMSEATGMPAVTIHRLLKWNGADGFEHDENNPIGGKLLIVDEVSMVDIWIANQLFKALPENIQVVMVGDEDQLPSVGPGQVLRDLLASDIIPTVRLTDIYRQAEGSSIIELAHDIKQGRLPQNITAPTSDRSFIQCSQAQMKEVIEKVIKSAINKGYTAKDVQILAPMYKGPAGIDQLNKLLQELFNPKTPGKREMQFGEVMYRNGDKILQLVNQPDSNVFNGDIGEIVSIFYAKENTEKQDMIVVSFDGNEVTYTKQDFNQFTHAFCCSIHKSQGSEFPIVVMPIVKGYYRMLRRNLIYTAITRSKRSLVICGEKDALQWGISNSDSSERQTSLMQKLCGSSEVDEIDELQKELPFPIEDANIGMENITPYDFMEIVE, encoded by the coding sequence ATGCAGGAAAGTGCGGATTTATTTGGGGAAAATGAACGATATGTAAAGGGATTAGTAAAGGTTGTCATTTTTCACAATGAGCAAAACTTATATTCTGTGTTAAAAGTAAGAATACATGAAACAAGTGAAGAGATTGAAGATAAAGAAATAACCGTCACTGGTTATTTTCCGCACCTGCATGAAGATGAGACTTATACCTTTTTTGGCTCACTAACAAATCATCCAAAGTTTGGTCAACAATTTCAAACAGAACATTTTCGAAAAGAAGTCCCAGAAACAAAGGAAGGGATTATTCAATACTTGTCAAGTGATCTTTTTAAAGGGATAGGCAAAAAGACAGCAGAGGCGATCGTTGAAAAGCTTGGAGAATCAGCCATTACTAAAATCCTTCAAAATCCCCAGGTGTTAGATACTATACCAAAAGTAAATAAAGATAAAGCAAAGCAATTAGTTGATGCGCTTATTTCACATCAAGGGCTTGAACAAATCATGATATCTTTAAATCAATTTGGATTTGGACCACAGCTTGCCATGAAAGTCTATCAGGCTTATCAGGATCGAACGTTAACAATCATCCAAGAAAATCCCTATCAATTAGTAAATGATGTAGAAGGAATTGGTTTTATACGTGCTGATGAGTTAGGACAGCAAATTGGAATATCAGGGAAAAGTCCTGAACGTATTAAAGCAGCATGTCTCTATAGTATTGATTACCAATGCTTACAGGAAGGTCACGTTTTTTTAACCTTGGAACAGTTAATTGTCAAAACAAAGGAATTACTTGATCATTCCAAACAAGAGACCATTCATGAAACTGAAATTGCAAATGAAATCATTGCTCTAGGAAATGAAAAGAAAATCATTGTTGAAGAAGAAAGAGTGTATCTTCCCACTTTTTATTATGCGGAACAAGGATTGGTTAAAAATATTAAGAAAGTACTAGAGCAAACTGAATATCAGGATCTTTTTCCAGAGTCTGAATTTTTACTATCACTAGGTCATTTAGAAGATAAAATGAAAGTTCAGTATGCCCCCACTCAAAGAGATGCTATCCAAAAGGCTTTAATGTCACCTATGCTTTTATTAACAGGGGGACCTGGTACCGGTAAAACAACTGTTATCAAGGGGATAGTCGAATTATATGCTGATTTGCACGGATGTTCACTTGATCCACAGGATTATAAGAAAGAAGAGTCATTTCCTATCTTGCTTGTTGCACCAACAGGGCGTGCGGCAAAACGAATGAGTGAAGCAACTGGTATGCCAGCCGTAACAATTCATCGCTTATTAAAGTGGAATGGGGCAGATGGATTTGAGCATGATGAAAATAATCCTATTGGAGGAAAACTTCTTATTGTTGATGAAGTTTCAATGGTTGATATATGGATTGCAAACCAATTGTTTAAAGCTTTGCCTGAGAATATTCAAGTTGTAATGGTAGGTGACGAAGACCAGCTCCCATCTGTAGGACCTGGACAAGTTCTTCGTGATTTATTAGCATCAGATATCATTCCTACAGTTCGCTTAACAGATATATATCGTCAAGCTGAAGGCTCATCGATTATTGAACTTGCACATGATATCAAACAAGGAAGATTGCCGCAAAACATTACAGCACCCACATCAGACCGTTCCTTCATTCAATGTTCTCAAGCACAAATGAAAGAAGTTATTGAAAAGGTCATTAAAAGCGCAATTAATAAAGGATACACAGCAAAAGATGTGCAAATATTGGCTCCTATGTATAAAGGTCCAGCTGGGATAGATCAGTTAAACAAATTACTTCAGGAGTTATTTAATCCAAAAACACCAGGTAAGAGAGAAATGCAGTTTGGTGAGGTGATGTATCGAAATGGGGATAAAATTCTTCAGCTCGTGAATCAACCTGATAGCAATGTCTTTAATGGTGATATAGGGGAGATTGTTTCTATTTTTTATGCGAAGGAAAATACTGAAAAACAAGACATGATTGTTGTCTCCTTCGATGGAAACGAGGTTACATACACAAAACAAGATTTCAACCAATTTACTCATGCTTTTTGCTGTTCTATTCATAAATCACAAGGGAGCGAATTCCCGATTGTTGTCATGCCAATCGTTAAAGGTTATTATCGCATGCTGAGGCGCAACTTAATCTATACAGCTATTACAAGGAGTAAACGTTCTTTAGTTATATGCGGAGAAAAAGATGCCCTGCAGTGGGGAATTTCTAATAGTGATAGTTCAGAAAGACAAACGAGTCTTATGCAAAAACTATGCGGATCTTCAGAAGTCGATGAAATCGATGAACTACAGAAGGAACTTCCATTTCCTATTGAAGATGCAAATATCGGCATGGAAAACATAACACCATATGATTTTATGGAGATTGTCGAATAA